The following DNA comes from Marinilactibacillus sp. Marseille-P9653.
AGGAACTTGTGGTCTGACAGGAGATCCATATTCCAGCTGACCGTGATGAGACAACATCATATGTTTTAATAAAACAACATCTTCATTTGATTCATCAATTTTCAGTTGTTGGCAAGCTTTAGAAATTTCTTCATGTACAATTACAATATGCCCGATCAACTTCCCTTCGAGTGTATACTCTGTGGCCGTTGGTCCGGACAATTCCACCACTTTCCCAACATCATGAAGGATTAGACCAGAAAATAGTAAAGACTGATCCAAAAAGTCATATTGCTCCACAATTGAACGAGCGATTCCAAGCATGGAAATGGTGTGATAGGCCAAACCACCTAAAAAAGCATGATGATTAGTCTTAGCGGCTGGACTCTGGAAAAAATCTTTCTGATACTTATTCATAATATGTCGAACAATCCGATTCATGTGCGCATTCGTAATATCAAAAATCGCCTTATTGAATTGTTCAATCATTTTTTCTTTCTTGATAGGTGCTCTTTCAACGTAAAGTTCAGGATTCGCTGGTTCACCTTCTGTAGCTACTCGAATCGCATTGATTTTTAATTGTGGGCTCCCTTTATACTCTTCTCTCTTTCCATTTACTTTAACAACAGCACCAGAACGAAAAGTTTCAACATCTTCTTCAGAAGCATCCCAATAATTAGCCGACATCTCACCACTTGTATCCTGAAAAGTAAAAGCTAGATAAGGTTTTCCATTTCTAGTCGTCTTTTCTTCTGATGACTTGATTAACAAGAACAAGTTCACTTGCTCATCCATACGATGTTCATATAATTTTTTCTCCACTATACTCATCCCTTTCAGGTTTTTATTTCTAGCTCGTCTACACTTTAGTTAAAATCGTTTTCTGACCATCTTCTAGAGATTCAAGAGACTGTTGATCAAATGAGAAGTAGATGACTTGTGTTGTCTGACTGATTTCTTTTAACAGTTCGTACATTCGTGTTCTTCGAGTCCGATCCAGGTTTACAAATCCATCATCTACCAGTAACGGCATACGAATAGTGTCTTTGATATTGTTGATAAAAGCTAACCTCAATGCAACATATAAGGGTTCGGCTGTTCCTCTTGATAGTTCATCTGCTCTGAAATAGTGACCTTCATTATTTAATATAAAGACCGTTTCATCATCTATAACGATTTTAGTATATTTCCCCTGCGTTAAATAACTGAAATAGTTTTCAGCATCCATTATAGTTTGAGGGAACCGATCTTTTCTAGCGTATTTGAGGGTTTTTTCGATGATATTAGAAGCCAATTTACTGGTTACCCAGCTATTCACTAATTCTTGTAGATGGCTCTTTTCATTCTCAAATTCCTGTAGTAGTGTTGTATATTCTCCACCCTCTTCCAGTCTTTTGATATGAACTTCGATTTCTATTTTTTCTTGAGTACAGCTCTTTATACTCGAGGTTACATTCAATACATCTTGTTGTAATTGTTTTTCTTGAGATCGAATATCTTCTATCGAATCAGCTTTTATCTCCAAATGGTTTTCAGGTAATTGTTCTTTAAGCACTTTTAATCTTTCTTCTTTTTCGTTCTTTTGTTTTAATATACCATATAAATGCCTAAATACCTCTTCGGAATCTGCCCCCGCCTCTTGCAACAGTTGGTTCTTTTTTCTAAGAATTGTTTTCTCAGATTCAATCGAGCGATTCAGTGACCTTCTCGCTTCTTGACTCTCAATCATATATTGCTGTAATTGATTTCTTTCTTCTTTAACTTGTTGATAAAACACTTTGAATTTTGATATTTTCTCAGTAGGTGTATCTTCTTCGGAAAATAATTCAGATACTTGATCAAACTGTTCTGTTTTAAGAAATAATGCTGTTTTTAATTCTTCTAAGTGATCACGCACTTTATTCCGTTCGCTTTCACTAACACGAAGTTCACTAAGCATTTCTTCAAATTGCAATACAGTTGATAGTACAGTGCGATATCCTGCCAATCGATCTTCTTTAAACTTAGACCAGTCATTCTGTATGTTTTCAATTTCGGTTTCTAGACTAGCTATTTCTGAATGCAAGAATTGTTTCTCACTTTCAAGTTTGTCGCTATTAAATAAATAGTCTCGCCACTGTCTGCGGATCTCTTTTTGACGAATATAGTCTTCATAGGATATCTGTGCAGAATCTTGATCTTTTTTATGCATTTTTTCCCATGTGCTGAAAATACTACCCATTATGAGACTAACGGCTAGCAAAATCCATAAGAGCATAAAAGGTAAATCCAATAAAAGTGTACTTATAATCAATACTATCGAAACGAGTAGAATACTCATTTCTTTTGTTAACTGAATAGCTTGCGAACGAGTCGCTGGTTTTGCTTCAAAGTGATCTTCTTCTTTTCTAAATTGTTCATTAGACCAAAGATTTTGTTCTAACTCATCAATGGACTCTTCAAGAGAACTAATCTTGAATCCGATAGTCGTCAATTTTTCTTTCAGTAGATCAATTCCGCTCTCTTTAAGATTTGTTTCGCGCTGCCATTCTGCTAGGGTTTCTTTTTCAGCCTTCGTTAGGGCAGTTGGAATTTGTTCATCATCAGATAAATCTAGCTGTATCCGTTTCTTAGTAATTTCTTGTTCCGCTTTTTCTAACTCTTTGTAAACATATTTTTGCTCTCTGATCAAGTCATCAATCGAACCAATTTGAACAGCTAGGGCATCTATACTTTGTTCATGTTCTTGATATAAAATTAATTGACTAGACGGCTCATATTCTTCTTCGAACCCTTTAAGTAATGCTTGCTGAGTTCTAATTTCTTTTTGAATGTCTTCTATTTGTTTGTTTAACGTATTCATCTCATAAAGACTATTCTCATTAAGTTTAGAAGTATTTAACTGCTCAATTTCTTTTTCAAGTTGTTTGATTGTTTCAACTGCTTCAAAGTTCTGTTCGAATTGCTTAAGTTTTTGGATTCTTCTGTTTAAATCTTTTTGTGTGCGTTCCTGTTCTTCGATCTCTTGATTTAATTCTTCTACTTTTTGCAGTAGGTCCAGATATTCTGAATTTTTACTTTTTGCTAACTCCATAGCAGCTTGCTTTTCTTCTAGTCCCTTTAGAGCCTGATTGATTTTTGGTACACGTCCGGTTGGCTTATATAATCCATTTGCTTTTTGCTTGAACTGGTCAGCTTTTTGTAGAAATCGTTCTGTTCCTAAAGCTCCGGCACTTAGAAAATAACGGTTCATTTGATCTTTTGTCATATCTTCAACACGTTCGATTCCTTTTAGATGAAAAGAAAATACTGACTGATACAAGGTACGATCTATACCATATAAAATTTTGTGAAGTAAGGCCTCACTTCCAGTTGCCCCGTCTTCCATGAGGACTGTCACATCTCCAGTTGACTTTCCTTGCACCCGTTCAATGCTGACAACTCCAAATCGTTCATCCTCTATTATGATTTTCCCACCGTACCGACTACTATCTTTAGGTTCATACCTGAGCAGTGCACTATGTCTGGTTGGAAAACCAAATAAAATACTATGGATAAATGACATAATAGTAGATTTTCCGGCTTCGTTTTGTCCAAAAACGACATGAAAATCACTAGAAAAATCAATGCTCTGATCAATCCATTTCCCGTATCCGTATATTATTAGGCTTTTAATCTTCAACTTCTCTTACTCCTTTTAAATCGACTGATTGCGCAACTCAGATAAAGCTTCTCTAATCATTTCTTCTCTATAAGTCACTGATCTTTCTTCTAATATCCTAGAAAACTTGGATTGATCAAAGAAATCTGTCGTTAATTCATTGAATCCTTCTTCTTCTGAAAGCTCTGATAGAACTTCTTGAAAGGCCACTGGAAACAATGATTGCAGATCAGAATCATTGTGATTTGATTTGATTTGAGAAACTTTATAATTTGCGATCCAGATAAATTGAGCCTCTTCAAAAAAATGATGAGCTTCAATAAATTCATCTTGGCTAATTTTTTTCAGTAATGTGTCTTTAATGTCTTCTGAGACCTGTAACTCTAGCGATATAAGATAATGAACTGGCTCAGATTCAACCGATGGTAAAGATTCTTGGATTAGCTTATAAATCGCATCCATATCATTTAGTTCTACGGCATCTACCATCACTTTTTTCCAGACAATAGGCGCACTAGAATAAAAGTCGATTTCAGCAGAAGCATTCTTGTTAAGCTCAACCATCAAGTAACCTTTTTCACCGGTTTCTTTTTTATTACGTCCTTGAATGTTTCCAGGATAATAAGCTAGTGGAAAATCCGAAACTTTACTTCGGACATGAATATGTCCTAAAGCCCAGTAATCATAATTTTTTTCTTTTAACTCATTCAGTGTAAAAGGAGCATAGCGTGCATGTTCACTATTGATCCCTTCTTGAAATCCGTGCAATAAGCCAATATGAAAATCTACTTGCGTGTGTCTTTTAGGATAGTCTGTGATCATGCGCTCCGTAATCCATCTTTCACCATAACTGAATCCTGATACCGCAACGCTTTCTCCACTTTTAGTTGCCATACGAACGGTTTCTACACTGGTACCAAATACTTTAACATTCTCAGGTAAAGACAAATGGAGCTTTTCATCTCCAATAAAATCATGATTGCCATGAATGATATAAACAGGTATGTTGGCTTTATTTAAGCGTTCCATCTCTTTTTTAAATTGCACTTGAGCTTTCACACTACGATCTTCTAAATCGTAAATATCTCCCGAAAAGACAACAAAGTCTACCTGGTTATGTATTGCGGAATACACGATCGTCGCTAAAGACTGAAAGGTGGATTGCTGAATCATCTCCACAATTTTTTTAGGCAGACTTTTCAGTCCAGAGAACGGACTATCCAGATGCAAGTCTGCTGCATGAATAAATTTGATCATACTTTCTTCAATCCTCTCAAACCGTCTGGGTACGTATGTTCTTTTTAAATCTAAATGAAAAGAGCTCACCTTTCAGCAAGCTCTTTTCACTTAAAACTCTTTTAATTTTACTGATATAATTCGCGAACAGGTTTCAAAACAACTTGGTTGATATCGTCTATCATTTGTCCAACTTGTTTTTCCGCTTCAAGTAAACCAGAAATGATTTCGTTCTCTCCGATTTTACCTGAAATTTCTTGAGCTTGTTGTGCTTCTTCTTCAGTAATTTCTTGCCCAGTCATTTGTTTTTGTTGTAGTACTTGTTGTACATTTCTGAATTCATTGAAAATTGCACTAGCTTCTTCATCGCTTTGTACTGCTTTGAAAGATTCCTGCAATGTTACAAATTGTTCTGTTTCTCTTATTTCTCTTTCTAACTGGTTAGCTGTGTCATAAATATTGACCGCCATACTCTCATCCCTTCATTTATAACCAGATAATTAACTGATTATTTTCTAAATTCAGTTTATCATGAATCCGAATACCATTCTAGTATTAATCACTTTTCTCTTAGAATAAGAACTAGATTATCTTACAGAATTTTTGAAAAACTCAACGACTTTTCCAGCACCCTCTTTGATATAAGAAGATCCCTTGCGAATGATTTCTTTTGTATCTTCTATTCCTTTGTTCACTTGCTCCATTAGTTCCTGATTATTATCTGCTTCTGCTTCTTCTGTATTTGCATCTTCTACAGCATATGCTGTTTGGCTTGTATAGGGTAGAATATGCTCTAATTCAGACTTCATAACCATTCCGATTCCTTGTGAACTACTGTCTGTCAAATAGTGATCTTCTGTCGTCTGATCGAATCCCATCCAACTTGTTACCACGATATCCGGTGTCATCCCTACAATCCATTGGTCAGTCGAGCCTGTTCCACTAGATGTTTGAGTTGTACCGGTCTTCCCTGCAACTCTATATCCGTTTGGTTGGTTATTACGTGCTGTACCAGAAGAATATACATTCAGTAGCATTCTATTCATCTCTTCCGCTACATTTTCCGACATGACGCGTTTCTCTTTTGGTCTCGTATGGTCTACGACAACCGCTCCGGTAGCATCCACAATTTTTGTTATAAAGTAAGGGTCAATACGCTTTCCTCCATTAGCAAAAGCTGCATAGGCACTCCCGATCTGCATCGGAGAAACGCCTTGATCCATTCCACCAAGTGCAATAGCCCCTAAATGCATATCTTTATCACTGACAGGTAAGCCAAACTCTTTTAATTTATTTACACCTTTGTTCAACCCAATCTCGTTCAGTAACCAGACTGCTGGAGCATTCAAACTATTTGACAGTGCATTATACATTGTCACTTCGCCAGCATATGTTCCTGATAGATTAGTAGGTTGATAATTGGTTTCTCCATATGATGTTAATTCATCTTGTAACATCGAATCAATTTCATAGCCATTCTCAAGGGCTGGAACGTAAACACCTAAAGGTTTGATCACTGACCCGGGTTGACGTTTCATTTGAGTTGCTCTATTAAGTCCCCGGAAAGTATATTCTCCTCTTCCACCGACAACTGCATTGACACCCCCTGTTAAAGGATCTATTGCTATTGAAGCACTCTGGACAACCGTTCCATCTGATGCATCTTTAAATAAGGCACTATTCTGGTAAGTCGCATCCATCTGTTGCTGATAGGTCTGGTTCAAGGAAGTATAAATCGTATATCCATTATTTAGAAGATCTTCTTCTGCTATACCATACCGATAAACAGCTTCATTTGTCACAGCATCAAAATAGTAAGGATAACGGTACCCATCTTCATCTGCAAAACCATCAGAGAGGGTTAATCCTGACTGACTAATCATCTGAGCTTCTTGTTCTGTTAGCTTTTCCGTATCAACCATTAAACTCAAAACAATATTTCTTCTATCAATCGCTCGATCATAATGATCAATCGGATTGTAATTTGATGGAGCTTTTAACATTCCTGCAATAGTAGCCGCTTCTGCTACATCCAGTTGAGCAGCTGACTTATTGAAATACTTGTAAGAAGCATCTTCAACACCCCAGACACCATTACCAAAATAAGCATTATTCAAATACATTTCCAATATATTTTCTTTACTGTAGTTTTTTTCAATCTCTATAGCCAAAAACAATTCTCTCAGTTTTCTGATAAGCGTTTGATCTGCAGATAAATACGCATTTTTAGCCAACTGCTGCGTAATCGTACTCCCACCGCCAGAAATTCTACCACTTGTCAAAAATTTAATGCCCGCTCTTCCGATCCCTCTAATATCATATCCACGGTGCTCATAGAATCTCTGGTCTTCAGTAGATGTAACGGCATTTTGTATATTTGGTGAAATCTGTTCCAATTCTACGAATGTTCCTTTTTGATCATACAACGTACCTGCTGCTTCTCCTTGAACATCAACGATTGTCGTCGTCTGTTCTAGTCCTGCACGAAGTGCGCTTACGTTAGCTGTTTTAGCCAAATAAGCTAGATAGATACTGAAAACCAATGAAACCGTCAGTCCGAATAGAATCAGACTTTTGGTTAAATGATATTTCTTCCAAGTCCGACGCAGTCGAATCATTAAACGAGATAGAATTGGCTTCAACCAGATCCAAAAAGAACGTGACTTGTTTTTGATTTGCTGCTTGAAATTCTGATTTTTCATGATTTTTCCCTCAATATCTTTTGTTACCCTATGGATACCAACTTATTCATTGAATATCCACTGTGGTTATATCAGACGATCTTCTTTTATCTTTTGATTATCTTAAGTAAAGGATGTTTCATCTTATCGTATCTGCATACTGATTTAGAATCATCCGTCTAAAGACTGATTTATAC
Coding sequences within:
- a CDS encoding 3'-5' exoribonuclease YhaM family protein; its protein translation is MSIVEKKLYEHRMDEQVNLFLLIKSSEEKTTRNGKPYLAFTFQDTSGEMSANYWDASEEDVETFRSGAVVKVNGKREEYKGSPQLKINAIRVATEGEPANPELYVERAPIKKEKMIEQFNKAIFDITNAHMNRIVRHIMNKYQKDFFQSPAAKTNHHAFLGGLAYHTISMLGIARSIVEQYDFLDQSLLFSGLILHDVGKVVELSGPTATEYTLEGKLIGHIVIVHEEISKACQQLKIDESNEDVVLLKHMMLSHHGQLEYGSPVRPQVPEAEALHYIDQIDARMNMLQSAINKTEKGTFSERLWAMENRSFYRSNLSDKL
- a CDS encoding AAA family ATPase, encoding MKIKSLIIYGYGKWIDQSIDFSSDFHVVFGQNEAGKSTIMSFIHSILFGFPTRHSALLRYEPKDSSRYGGKIIIEDERFGVVSIERVQGKSTGDVTVLMEDGATGSEALLHKILYGIDRTLYQSVFSFHLKGIERVEDMTKDQMNRYFLSAGALGTERFLQKADQFKQKANGLYKPTGRVPKINQALKGLEEKQAAMELAKSKNSEYLDLLQKVEELNQEIEEQERTQKDLNRRIQKLKQFEQNFEAVETIKQLEKEIEQLNTSKLNENSLYEMNTLNKQIEDIQKEIRTQQALLKGFEEEYEPSSQLILYQEHEQSIDALAVQIGSIDDLIREQKYVYKELEKAEQEITKKRIQLDLSDDEQIPTALTKAEKETLAEWQRETNLKESGIDLLKEKLTTIGFKISSLEESIDELEQNLWSNEQFRKEEDHFEAKPATRSQAIQLTKEMSILLVSIVLIISTLLLDLPFMLLWILLAVSLIMGSIFSTWEKMHKKDQDSAQISYEDYIRQKEIRRQWRDYLFNSDKLESEKQFLHSEIASLETEIENIQNDWSKFKEDRLAGYRTVLSTVLQFEEMLSELRVSESERNKVRDHLEELKTALFLKTEQFDQVSELFSEEDTPTEKISKFKVFYQQVKEERNQLQQYMIESQEARRSLNRSIESEKTILRKKNQLLQEAGADSEEVFRHLYGILKQKNEKEERLKVLKEQLPENHLEIKADSIEDIRSQEKQLQQDVLNVTSSIKSCTQEKIEIEVHIKRLEEGGEYTTLLQEFENEKSHLQELVNSWVTSKLASNIIEKTLKYARKDRFPQTIMDAENYFSYLTQGKYTKIVIDDETVFILNNEGHYFRADELSRGTAEPLYVALRLAFINNIKDTIRMPLLVDDGFVNLDRTRRTRMYELLKEISQTTQVIYFSFDQQSLESLEDGQKTILTKV
- a CDS encoding DNA repair exonuclease; translated protein: MIKFIHAADLHLDSPFSGLKSLPKKIVEMIQQSTFQSLATIVYSAIHNQVDFVVFSGDIYDLEDRSVKAQVQFKKEMERLNKANIPVYIIHGNHDFIGDEKLHLSLPENVKVFGTSVETVRMATKSGESVAVSGFSYGERWITERMITDYPKRHTQVDFHIGLLHGFQEGINSEHARYAPFTLNELKEKNYDYWALGHIHVRSKVSDFPLAYYPGNIQGRNKKETGEKGYLMVELNKNASAEIDFYSSAPIVWKKVMVDAVELNDMDAIYKLIQESLPSVESEPVHYLISLELQVSEDIKDTLLKKISQDEFIEAHHFFEEAQFIWIANYKVSQIKSNHNDSDLQSLFPVAFQEVLSELSEEEGFNELTTDFFDQSKFSRILEERSVTYREEMIREALSELRNQSI
- a CDS encoding YlbF family regulator — translated: MAVNIYDTANQLEREIRETEQFVTLQESFKAVQSDEEASAIFNEFRNVQQVLQQKQMTGQEITEEEAQQAQEISGKIGENEIISGLLEAEKQVGQMIDDINQVVLKPVRELYQ
- a CDS encoding PBP1A family penicillin-binding protein, giving the protein MKNQNFKQQIKNKSRSFWIWLKPILSRLMIRLRRTWKKYHLTKSLILFGLTVSLVFSIYLAYLAKTANVSALRAGLEQTTTIVDVQGEAAGTLYDQKGTFVELEQISPNIQNAVTSTEDQRFYEHRGYDIRGIGRAGIKFLTSGRISGGGSTITQQLAKNAYLSADQTLIRKLRELFLAIEIEKNYSKENILEMYLNNAYFGNGVWGVEDASYKYFNKSAAQLDVAEAATIAGMLKAPSNYNPIDHYDRAIDRRNIVLSLMVDTEKLTEQEAQMISQSGLTLSDGFADEDGYRYPYYFDAVTNEAVYRYGIAEEDLLNNGYTIYTSLNQTYQQQMDATYQNSALFKDASDGTVVQSASIAIDPLTGGVNAVVGGRGEYTFRGLNRATQMKRQPGSVIKPLGVYVPALENGYEIDSMLQDELTSYGETNYQPTNLSGTYAGEVTMYNALSNSLNAPAVWLLNEIGLNKGVNKLKEFGLPVSDKDMHLGAIALGGMDQGVSPMQIGSAYAAFANGGKRIDPYFITKIVDATGAVVVDHTRPKEKRVMSENVAEEMNRMLLNVYSSGTARNNQPNGYRVAGKTGTTQTSSGTGSTDQWIVGMTPDIVVTSWMGFDQTTEDHYLTDSSSQGIGMVMKSELEHILPYTSQTAYAVEDANTEEAEADNNQELMEQVNKGIEDTKEIIRKGSSYIKEGAGKVVEFFKNSVR